CGGAAGACATTCCATTCTTCCTTGAAATCCTCGCTTACGATGAAAAAATCGCTGATGCAGGTTCTGCAGAATACGCAAAAGTGAAACCACACAAGGTTATCGGTGCCATGAAGGTCTTCTCAGACCCACGCTTTAACATTGATGTTTTGAAAGTGGAAGTTCCAGTCAATGTGAAATACGTTGAAGGATTTGGTGATGGTGAAATCGTTCATACTCGTGAAGAAGCAGCAGCCTTCTTCAAAGCACAAGATGAAGCGACTAACTTGCCATATATCTACTTGAGTGCGGGTGTATCAGCCAAACTCTTCCAAGAAACACTTGTCTTTGCCCACAAATCAGGCGCAAACTTCAACGGTGTTCTTTGCGGCCGTGCAACTTGGGCTGGATCAGTTGAAGCCTACATCAAAGACGGTGAAGCAGCAGCTCGTGAATGGCTTCGCACAACTGGATTTGAGAACATTGATGAACTCAACAAAGTTCTCCAAACCACAGCGACTTCATGGACTGAACGTGTATAAGTTTTCCCCCCTAATCTTAGGAACATTGATCTAAATAAAAAATTTAAAAAAAGTTGAATGTAAAGGTTTACAAAAAAACTGACTTGTGCTATACTTAAATCACAAGTTAATACAAGGTGAGTGTTACTAAGTAATATTAGGCATGATCACAGGTGGATTAGAAATCAATAGATTTTCTAGTTCATTTGTGGTCATTTTTTATACTCATATACCTTTAAGAGATAAAAGGAGGTTGCCATGTATCGAATTCTAAACCCAATGAATCACAACGTCTCTCTTGTCAGAAATGACAAGGGAGAAGAAGTGATTGTGATTGGTAAGGGGATTGCATTTGGAAAGAAGAAGGGGGATTTGATTGCTGAAGAACAAGTTGAGAAAATCTTTCGGATGAAGACAGAAGAGTCCAGAGAAAACTTTATGGCTCTGCTCAAAGATGTTCCGCTTGATTTTATCACAGTGACTTATGAAATCATTGATAAGCTATCAAAGAAATATCATTATCCGATTCAAGAGTATCTCTACGTAACCTTGACAGATCATATTTACTGTTCTTACCAAGCTCTAGCACAAGGAAGGTACAAGGATAGTAATCTGCCAGATATTTCCACTAAGTATCCTGTCGCTTTTCAAATCGCAAAGGAAGCCTTTGACATCTATCGTCAGAAGTTGACAGATCATTTCCCTGAGGATGAAATTATTCGGATCGCTTATCATTTCATCAATGCCGAAGGGGAGAATGAAGTTCAAGTGGTTGAGTCGATTGATAAGAGGAAAGAAATTCTCAGGAATGTTGAAGAAGTGCTAAAGGGTTATGCAATTCAACGAACCAAAGAGAATAATCATTTCTATGATCGTTTTATGATTCATTTGAATTATTTCTTGGATTATTTAGACAGATCTAGAGATGATAACCAATCACTTCTGGATATGGAAGATCACATTAAACAATCCTATCCAAAAGCGTTCGAGATTGGTTCCAAGATTTATGATGTGATTACGCAACATACGGGTCTTGATTTGTATAAAAGTGAACGAGTTTATCTAGTTCTACATATCCAACGTTTATTGTCATAAAAATTTAATTAAAAATACATAAGGAGAATTCTATCATGAATAGAGAAGAAGTAACATTGTTAGGTTTTGAAATCGTAGCCTATGCTGGCGATGCTCGTTCAAAACTATTGGAAGCCTTGAAGGCTGCTGAAGCTGGTGATTTCGCGAAAGCGGATAGCTTAGTTGAAGAAGCTGGTTCTTGCATTGCTGAAGCACATCACGCGCAAACAAGTCTATTGACCAAGGAAGCAGCTGGTGAGGATTTGGCTTATAGTGTGACCATGATGCATGGCCAAGACCACTTGATGACAACTATCTTGTTAAAAGACTTGATGTACCATTTAATCGAACTCTACAAGAGAGGAGTTAAGTAATGAACAAACTAATTTCATTTATCGAGAAAGGAAAACCTTTCTTTGAAAAACTGTCTCGTAATATCTATCTTCGTGCTATTCGTGATGGTTTCATTGCAGGGATGCCTGTTATTCTCTTCTCAAGTATCTTTATCTTGATTGCTTTTGTACCAAACTCATGGGGCTTTAAATGGTCTGATGATGTTGTTAATCTCCTCATGAAACCTTATAGCTAT
This genomic stretch from Streptococcus sp. 1643 harbors:
- the lacD gene encoding tagatose-bisphosphate aldolase; the protein is MVLTENKRVRLQKLSDENGIISALAFDQRGALKRLMAQYQTEEPTVAQMEELKVLVADELTKYASSMLLDPEYGLPATKALDVNAGLLLAYEKTGYDTTSTKRLPDCLDVWSAKRIKEQGADAVKFLLYYDVDSSDELNQQKQAYIERIGSECVAEDIPFFLEILAYDEKIADAGSAEYAKVKPHKVIGAMKVFSDPRFNIDVLKVEVPVNVKYVEGFGDGEIVHTREEAAAFFKAQDEATNLPYIYLSAGVSAKLFQETLVFAHKSGANFNGVLCGRATWAGSVEAYIKDGEAAAREWLRTTGFENIDELNKVLQTTATSWTERV
- a CDS encoding PTS lactose/cellobiose transporter subunit IIA codes for the protein MNREEVTLLGFEIVAYAGDARSKLLEALKAAEAGDFAKADSLVEEAGSCIAEAHHAQTSLLTKEAAGEDLAYSVTMMHGQDHLMTTILLKDLMYHLIELYKRGVK
- a CDS encoding PRD domain-containing protein; translation: MYRILNPMNHNVSLVRNDKGEEVIVIGKGIAFGKKKGDLIAEEQVEKIFRMKTEESRENFMALLKDVPLDFITVTYEIIDKLSKKYHYPIQEYLYVTLTDHIYCSYQALAQGRYKDSNLPDISTKYPVAFQIAKEAFDIYRQKLTDHFPEDEIIRIAYHFINAEGENEVQVVESIDKRKEILRNVEEVLKGYAIQRTKENNHFYDRFMIHLNYFLDYLDRSRDDNQSLLDMEDHIKQSYPKAFEIGSKIYDVITQHTGLDLYKSERVYLVLHIQRLLS